The following are encoded together in the Narcine bancroftii isolate sNarBan1 chromosome 10, sNarBan1.hap1, whole genome shotgun sequence genome:
- the LOC138743926 gene encoding D(1)-like dopamine receptor yields the protein MGNFTNQTRISGAVAPELTLRAVTGCLFFLLILSTLLGNTLVCLAVIKFRHLRSKVTNFFVISLAVSDLFVAVLVMPWKALSQVAGYWLFASFCDTWIAFDIMCSTASILHLCIISLDRYWAIASPFRYERKMTQRVAFVMIGVAWTLSVLISFIPVQLNWHRAEADPPPDRGANCDSSLNRTYAISSSLVSFYIPVAIMVGTYTRIYRIAQTQIRRISSLERAVEHAHSCQEPAADGPPEAALKTSFKKETKVLKTLSVIMGVFVFCWLPFFVLNCMVPFCEPPVDRSAGPPCVGETTFNVFVWFGWANSSLNPVIYAFNADFRKAFTTLLGCARLCPSHAVEAVHFSHELVSYHHDTTLHKETAAPLGNGSALPDRRPRSVAEPEPPFDQVSNIASAPSPEERGDLLLPGGVQDEISLDTITALYR from the coding sequence ATGGGGAACTTCACGAACCAGACCAGGATCTCCGGGGCGGTGGCTCCGGAGCTCACCTTGCGGGCGGTGACCGGCTGCTTGTTTTTTCTGCTGATTCTCTCCACCCTGCTGGGTAACACCCTGGTTTGCCTGGCGGTCATCAAGTTCCGGCACCTCCGGTCCAAAGTCACCAACTTCTTCGTCATCTCGCTGGCGGTGTCCGACCTCTTCGTGGCCGTCCTGGTCATGCCCTGGAAAGCCTTGAGCCAGGTGGCCGGATACTGGCTGTTCGCCTCCTTCTGTGACACTTGGATCGCCTTCGACATCATGTGCTCGACCGCCTCCATCCTCCACCTGTGCATCATCAGCCTGGACAGGTATTGGGCCATCGCCAGCCCCTTCAGGTACGAGAGGAAGATGACCCAGAGGGTGGCGTTCGTCATGATCGGGGTGGCCTGGACCCTCTCCGTCCTGATCTCCTTTATCCCGGTGCAGTTGAACTGGCACAGGGCGGAGGCAGACCCGCCGCCGGACCGGGGCGCCAACTGCGACTCCAGCCTGAACAGGACTTACGCCATCTCCTCCTCTCTCGTCAGCTTCTACATCCCGGTGGCGATCATGGTGGGAACCTACACCAGGATCTACCGCATCGCCCAGACCCAGATCCGTCGCATCTCCTCGCTGGAGAGAGCGGTGGAGCACGCCCACAGCTGCCAGGAACCCGCGGCCGACGGCCCGCCCGAAGCGGCTCTGAAAACCTCCTTCAAGAAGGAGACCAAGGTGCTCAAGACGCTCTCCGTCATCATGGGGGTCTTCGTCTTCTGCTGGCTGCCGTTCTTCGTGCTCAACTGCATGGTCCCGTTCTGCGAGCCGCCGGTGGACAGAAGCGCCGGGCCGCCCTGCGTGGGCGAGACCACCTTCAACGTCTTCGTGTGGTTCGGCTGGGCCAACTCGTCCCTCAATCCGGTCATCTATGCCTTCAACGCCGACTTCAGGAAGGCGTTCACCACCCTCCTGGGCTGCGCTCGCCTCTGCCCCAGTCACGCGGTGGAGGCCGTCCACTTCAGCCACGAGCTGGTGTCCTACCATCACGACACCACGCTGCACAAGGAGACCGCCGCCCCCCTGGGCAACGGGAGCGCTCTCCCCGACCGGCGTCCCCGCTCGGTGGCCGAGCCCGAGCCGCCCTTCGACCAGGTCTCCAACATCGCATCGGCCCCGAGCCCCGAAGAGCGGGGGGACCTGTTACTGCCGGGCGGGGTCCAGGACGAGATCAGCCTCGACACCATCACCGCCCTTTACCGCTGA